In a genomic window of Helianthus annuus cultivar XRQ/B chromosome 10, HanXRQr2.0-SUNRISE, whole genome shotgun sequence:
- the LOC118482692 gene encoding gluconokinase-like, with protein sequence MATRWTFIEFGVMDSDHTGIAVETIGELLANALNCSFVDADDFHPQSNKKKMKKGIPLSDEDRTPWLKVLRDVVNANLVSGKTVILGCSALQKQYREILR encoded by the exons ATGGCAACAAGGTGGACCTTTATTGAGTTTGGAGTCATGGATTCAGATCATACAG GAATTGCTGTTGA AACTATAGGCGAACTGCTTGCAAACGCTCTAAATTGTAGCTTTGTTGATGCTGATGACTTCCATCCGCAATCAAACAAAA AGAAGATGAAGAAGGGGATTCCTTTGTCGGATGAAGACCGGACCCCATGGCTTAAAGTGCTTCGGGATGTTGTGAATGCGAATTTGGTCAGTGGCAAGACTGTAATTCTTGGGTGTTCTGCCCTCCAAAAGCAGTACAGGGAGATTCTTAGGTGA